DNA sequence from the Stenotrophomonas sp. 24(2023) genome:
CCAGCCAGGACCGCACCGGCACGCCAGCGGCACGCGGCACCGAGCGGACCGCCGCCGGCGCGCAGCGCTTCGACAACGGCCCGCGCAGCCGCCTGAACCTGCCGAGCAGCCACAGCGCCGAAGGCTTCCTCGAACTGTACGACAGCAATGGCGACGGCACGGTGGACAAGGCCGAGTTCCAGCGCGTGCGCGATGCGCAGTTCACCCGCACCGACAGCAACGGCGATGGCCGCCTGAGCGCCAACGAGTACCTGGCCGAGTTCGAGAGCCGCATCGACCGCCGCGCCGCCACGCTGGACCAGGGCGAGGATCGCCAGGCGCATGTGCGCTTCGGCGTGCTGGATGCGGACAAGGACGGGGCGATGACCTTCGCCGAGTACCAGGTGTCCGGCAAGCGCCTGTTCGACACGGCCGACCGCAACAAGGACGGTGTCGTCGATGCGGCCGACGCCGCCCTGCCGGCCCCCGCCCCACGCCGCTGACGCACGCAGGGCGCCTGCAATGGCAGGCGCCATCGCGCCCCCGTTACCGCCCATGGACCGGGATCACCCGCGGCAACGCCGGCCAACGGCCTGCCGCACCACCGCGTGCGTGCCCGAGACCGCCCCATGTATCGCCTTGCTTCCCGCCTGCTGTTGAGCGCCACCACCGGTCTGGCCCTGCCGCCGGCGTCAGCGGATGCACCTGCCAGCTTCCACCGCGACGACGTGCTGGGTACCTCGCTCGACCTTGCCGTCGAGGCTGCACCCGCCGACGCCGACACGGCACTGCAGGCCGTGCTTGCCGAGGTCACCCGGCTTGACGGCATCCTGAGCCGCTGGCACGAAGACAGCGAGCTGGCGCGCTTCAACGCCAGCACCACCCCGCAGCACCTGTCACCGGACCTGCGTGCCGTGCTGGGGCTGTGCGAGACGTGGCTGGCACGCACGGAGGGCATGTTCAGCTGCAGGCTCGGCCTGCCGGCGGCGCGCTGGCGCGCGGCGGCAGCATCCGGGGTGTTGCCCGCACGCGAGGAAATGCGCGCACTGGCAGCCGCAGCACGCGACGCCGAGGTGGTGATCGACACCGCCGGGCCGGTCAGCCGACCGGCCAGCGTTGTCTTCGATATCGACGGCGTGGCCAAGGGCTACATCCTCGACCGGGCGCTGGAAGCGGCGCGCGCCGCCGCACCGGCCGCCACCGCCATCAAGCTCGATATCGGCGGCGATGCCGTGTACTGGCAGGCCGCCGGCCATGCGGCCCCCTGGATGGTGGGCGTGGCCGACGCACGCCTGCCGCGCGACAACGGCCAGCCACTGGCCGCGCTGGCCCTGCACAACCGCGCCATCGCCGCCAGTGGCCACGCCACCCGTGGCTACCAGGTCGGGTACCGCCGCTACAGCCACATCCTTGACCCGTTCTCCGGCTGGCCGATGCAGTTCGCACCGGCAGCAACCGTCACCGCTGCCGATGCCGCGACCGCCGATGCGCTGGCCACCACCCTATCGGTGATGCCGATCCGCGATGGCATCGCGCTGGCCGACCAGCTGCCGCAGGTCGCCGCTTTCATCCTCAGCGATACCGGCACGTCATTCATCTCCCGGGCATGGCCCACCCTGCTGGCAGACGCGCCGGTACGTACCACCGACGAACAGCATCTGGTGGTGGAGTACCAGATTCCACCGCAGGCCACGGCGATGTACCACGCACCGTACCTGGCGATGTGGATCGCCGGCGCGGACGGCGCACCGCTGCGGCAGTTGCTGGTGCTCGGTGACCGTTCGCGCTACCTGCACGAACTGCCGCAATGGTGGCGCCGGTATGGCAAGGACGATCTGCCGGCGATCCAGGGCATGGCCCGCCCCACCCGCCTTCCCGGGCAGTACACGGTGGCCTGGGATGGCCGCGATGACCGCGGCCGGGCCCTGCCCGCCGGGCACTACCTGCTGCAGATGGAAGCCGCCCGCCAGGGTGGCGGACACGAATACCTGTCCGTGCCGGTCGTGCTGCACCCGGACCGCACGGTGGACCAGCAACAGCAAGGCCAGACCGAGATCGGGCAGGTCCGCGTGCGCTCCACCGCGCGCTAGCCCGCCCCCTGCCCCCCTTCTTCCCAGCGACGCACACCGGCCACCCGATGGCACCCCGCAGCCAGGAATGCATCCCCGCCCTTCCCTCCTTCCTGCGGAGTTACCCATGAGACTGCACCCCTCCCTGCTTGCACTGGCGGTCGCCAGCAGCATCGCAACCCCACTGACCACGCGTGCGGCCGCCGCCGACGCCGATGCCGCCAGCACCCTCGATACGATCCACGTAACGGAAACCCGGAAGAAGTCCGACACCCAGAACGTCACCCGGCTCTCGGCCCGCACCCTGCAGCAGCAGGGCGCACAGAGCATGGACGATGCCATCCGCTACGTCCCCGGCGTGGAAATGGTCGATCTGGGCCGTGCCGGCTTCAATGGCTTCAACATCCGCGGGCTGGAAGCCGACCGGGTGGCGATCACCCTGGATGGCCTGAGCTTCCCGCAGAGCCTGGACCCCGGCTCCTACCAGCCCTATGAATTCTTCCGCTCCGGCCGTGGCAGCGTCGATCTGGAAGCGGTGAAGAGCGTGGAGATCATCAAGGGGGCCGATGCCATCACCGCCGGCAGCGGCGCACTCGGTGGCGCGGTGATGTTCACCACCAAGGACCCGGCCGACTTCCTCAAGGCCACCGGCAACGACAGCTTCGGCTCGGTCAAGTATGGCTATACCGGCTCCAGCAGCGAGAACATGGGGTCATTGACGTTCGCCAACCGCACCGGCCGTTTCGAGTCGCTGCTGGTCTATACCCGGCGCGACGGCCACGAGACCGAGGGGTGGTATGACACCACCGATGCACTGCTCGGCCCGGACCGGCGCACGCCCGACCCGATGGACCGCCGCAGCGACAACCTGTTGGCCAAGGTGAACTTCCTGGCCACGGGCACGCAGACGCTGGGTGTCATCTACGAACGCGCACGCGCCACCAATGACATCGACAACTGGACCCGCAGCGATGGCGTCGGCTCGTACTACTTCCGCAGTGCCGTCGACCGCAGCGACCGCGACCGTTATGGGTTGAAGTACACCTGGAAGGCAGGCAACGCCCTGTTCGACAGCCTGGAAGCCACCGCCGACTACCAGAAGAACTACATCCAGGGGCAGACCAACGTGCAGGTCGCCAACGGCACCGCTGCGACCTACGGCACGCGGTGTTCGACGACGGCGCTGTGCTCGCGCCAGGAAAACCGCTGGGATACGCAGAAGCGCAACCGCGTCGCGCTGGACTTCGACAAGCAGGTGGACACTGGCGGCCTGCACCACGACCTGGTCTACGGTGCGGCCTGGCAGCAGGCGAAGATCCACTGGAACTCGGTGGACTCGCGCTGGGGCAACACCGGCACCCTGTACAGCCGGGAAACCGATCCCTCGCTGTGGCCGGACACCCGTGAAACGGACCTGACCGCCT
Encoded proteins:
- a CDS encoding DUF2271 domain-containing protein, whose protein sequence is MYRLASRLLLSATTGLALPPASADAPASFHRDDVLGTSLDLAVEAAPADADTALQAVLAEVTRLDGILSRWHEDSELARFNASTTPQHLSPDLRAVLGLCETWLARTEGMFSCRLGLPAARWRAAAASGVLPAREEMRALAAAARDAEVVIDTAGPVSRPASVVFDIDGVAKGYILDRALEAARAAAPAATAIKLDIGGDAVYWQAAGHAAPWMVGVADARLPRDNGQPLAALALHNRAIAASGHATRGYQVGYRRYSHILDPFSGWPMQFAPAATVTAADAATADALATTLSVMPIRDGIALADQLPQVAAFILSDTGTSFISRAWPTLLADAPVRTTDEQHLVVEYQIPPQATAMYHAPYLAMWIAGADGAPLRQLLVLGDRSRYLHELPQWWRRYGKDDLPAIQGMARPTRLPGQYTVAWDGRDDRGRALPAGHYLLQMEAARQGGGHEYLSVPVVLHPDRTVDQQQQGQTEIGQVRVRSTAR
- a CDS encoding TonB-dependent hemoglobin/transferrin/lactoferrin family receptor — encoded protein: MRLHPSLLALAVASSIATPLTTRAAAADADAASTLDTIHVTETRKKSDTQNVTRLSARTLQQQGAQSMDDAIRYVPGVEMVDLGRAGFNGFNIRGLEADRVAITLDGLSFPQSLDPGSYQPYEFFRSGRGSVDLEAVKSVEIIKGADAITAGSGALGGAVMFTTKDPADFLKATGNDSFGSVKYGYTGSSSENMGSLTFANRTGRFESLLVYTRRDGHETEGWYDTTDALLGPDRRTPDPMDRRSDNLLAKVNFLATGTQTLGVIYERARATNDIDNWTRSDGVGSYYFRSAVDRSDRDRYGLKYTWKAGNALFDSLEATADYQKNYIQGQTNVQVANGTAATYGTRCSTTALCSRQENRWDTQKRNRVALDFDKQVDTGGLHHDLVYGAAWQQAKIHWNSVDSRWGNTGTLYSRETDPSLWPDTRETDLTAYLRDRVRLLDDRLSLTGGVRYDSYKYVPQTATTGNGQSGYQDKAGSVGTSRFSSPTWNLGTEFKLTDANSLWAQVGRGFRAPGVNDMYGSSSTTQITRVSDGATVTVADGRSNPDLDAERSLNLELGWRYQSDRLRLGVSAFRDKYSNFIDSAQFVADAGTAYSKIVGGKPVVTDGYTYTMPINRGEVVVKGVEVEGMWLLADDWLARVAYSYNEGKDNDGQPLASIIPAKAVAGLTYTAPSRRWSLTANVTHQDRKDPADYGKSVTNSSYGAEVVPVYASKAREYTLLDIFGSYDLTPRLHLTAGVYNVFDKEYYLWNRVRTAGAGTAIFQGATSAVGIGRWSQPGRNVRFTVSYDFL
- a CDS encoding EF-hand domain-containing protein yields the protein MKRSLLIGACAGALLLSAVAAAESPATHPRPLVGGHGNNVQAFIAEFDDNGDGKVTWAEFEAFRRARFDATDYDHNGTLDEDEYVREFSERMAAEVERERAGLMEQARSRFAQLGPGTDGLVSRSAFDAAGEKTWQAAQKRLASQDRTGTPAARGTERTAAGAQRFDNGPRSRLNLPSSHSAEGFLELYDSNGDGTVDKAEFQRVRDAQFTRTDSNGDGRLSANEYLAEFESRIDRRAATLDQGEDRQAHVRFGVLDADKDGAMTFAEYQVSGKRLFDTADRNKDGVVDAADAALPAPAPRR